TAGCTTCAAAGGTATGGATCCGATCGGCATTAGGCTGGATATAGTCATAAAATGGTTTCATCGCCGCGCAAATAGCTTCGGCAGTTTGTTCATTCAGATCGGGTTCGTCTAAAAAACGTGCGGAAATACACAGCCGATCGCACAATTCATCATAAGCTTCACAATAACAAAACAGGTCATATAAAAGGGTATCCAGACTTTTTTCTTTTAACCATAACCAATCGTCGCTGCTACCAGTGAACTTTTGGTACAGCATTGAAGCAATCACAATTTTGGCCCGCAGGGGATTCGTGTTCCGTACCACCTCCTCCCGCAGCGCAAAGCGATCGTAGACAAGGGGAGATTTAGGAACGTTGGCAGTCTCTGTTGGCGCAGAGGCAGGAGCAACCGGTGGGGCTGCCAAGTCGGGGGGCGGAGTCGGTACAACCTCGGTGGCCTCATAGTGGCGGTGGGGTAGTTCAGGGGGAAGTTGAGATTGGGGATATAGGGAACTCAGGGCCGATAGGAGCGTTTCCGCCACCAGAACATACTCAGCTTGACGGTTAAGCGTTCTAACGATCCCGTAGAGGTTAAGGGCTAGGTGATCAAAGGTGGTATTTTGCTGCCGTAATTGCTGAATTAAATCCTGATAGGAGGCTGTGGCAAGAACGTGCAGATCATTTTCCCAATAACCCTGGCTAGTGGCAAAGATCAATTTCTTAATTCGGGTTGCCTGTTCGTGTTGTTCTAGGTGTTCAGCGATCGCATCATATACTTCCTGGGGAACAACCGCAGGGACGTTGGGAACTTCCGGCAGTTGTGCTGTGCGCTCATAATGCCGCTCACGTTCCTGTGGTACATCGATCGGCAAATTGGATAAAATATCGATTTGGGGATTGGTCGCCTTCGCCAAAAATCCTTGTGTCGTTTCATTGTAATCGGGATAGCAAGGACTTAGTTGGCTAATAATTTTTTGAGCAATCAGTGTATATTCGGTCTGTTTGTTAATGCTCCGCACTACTTTGCTCAGCAAAGCCTTAAGTCGCGCTAACGTTGAGGTTTTATCAATAACTCTTTGGACCAGATCTTGCCAGTTTGCCTGTTGCAGGATGTGTTCGCGTTTCTCCCACTTTTCTTCACAGAGCGTATACAGTAATTTTTTAATCCGTACGGCATCAGGATCTTGGGCAAGACTGGCGATCGCCCTAGGCAGGGATCCACTGTCATCGGGCAGACCTCCAGATGGCACAGGTGCGCTCGCTAGTTTCTCTGCCTGGATGGGGGAAATCTCATAGATCGGAATGGCTTCTGGGATATTTTTTAAATGTCGAGGACCGAGATACTTCGCTTCCACAGGAATATCTCGGCGGACAACATCATATACAGTTTGAGAAATACAAATGCCCCAGGGTTTGGCCTCTGCCTGAAGTCGAGCCGCAATGTTAACCCCGTTACCCATCACATCTCCTTGGCTAATAAAAACATCGCCAATATGGATGCCAATTCGATGGGCTAGGACCTGATCTGGGGGTAAAGTAACTGCATTATCGGATAATAATTTCTGGATTTCGATCGCGCATTCAATTGCCTTCAAAGCACTATTGAAACTCATCAAGAGGCCATCGCCGGTGGACTTAAGCACCTGGCCTTCAAAGGAATCACAGACCTTACGCATGAGTGCTAAATCACGCCGAATGAGTCGCAGGGTCTTTTCTTCATCCTCAGCCATCCGGGCACTGAAGGCGACACCGTCAGTAAACACGATGGCAGAGAGAATCCGCTGTTCAGATACGTCTAAGTCAGTTGCTTTGCTGTGCATGGGGATATCCCAACGTGATACGGTCAATGACCAACTGCGTCGTAAACCCACTTTCTTAATAGGGACAGTATTAATAAACTACTGTGTGACCTATCCACCTCATTGCTAGGGTCTGACCGAAAATGCACCTTATGCCTGCTGTTAACCTGCTTGGCGTTATCCGTTATCCCAAATTGGGAGACCAGCCCGAGCTTCTTCCTGATTTTAACCAAGGGATTGGTGAAAATCACCGCTCCTTGCCATCGATTCCCCCGGTTGAGTCAGGTGACGATCGCTCGTCTACCTTCGATACTCGCGTACCCGCAGCTCGCAAGGCAGTCAGTAGGGTAGCATCTGGCCTAGGTCTGAGACAGCCGAGACCACTATCCGACGCTTAGATGAGTGATCGACTCAGTCTGGCAATCCCTGGCAGTTAAGGGATAGCTCCACTGTTAATATATCCTGCGATTCTTGGGGTGACGCTATTTAACATACTTCACCCGCCGTCACCCGATCCTGGCCACTAGACACCGCCGCCTACGGGGTTTGCACGAAGCTAAGGGGTTTGCCCCGCACGTCAAGATTAAGCTGTCCCCGCTCGTAAACTACCTGTCCACCGACGATCGTCACCACAGGCCAACCCGTCAACT
This DNA window, taken from Trichothermofontia sichuanensis B231, encodes the following:
- a CDS encoding adenylate/guanylate cyclase domain-containing protein — encoded protein: MHSKATDLDVSEQRILSAIVFTDGVAFSARMAEDEEKTLRLIRRDLALMRKVCDSFEGQVLKSTGDGLLMSFNSALKAIECAIEIQKLLSDNAVTLPPDQVLAHRIGIHIGDVFISQGDVMGNGVNIAARLQAEAKPWGICISQTVYDVVRRDIPVEAKYLGPRHLKNIPEAIPIYEISPIQAEKLASAPVPSGGLPDDSGSLPRAIASLAQDPDAVRIKKLLYTLCEEKWEKREHILQQANWQDLVQRVIDKTSTLARLKALLSKVVRSINKQTEYTLIAQKIISQLSPCYPDYNETTQGFLAKATNPQIDILSNLPIDVPQERERHYERTAQLPEVPNVPAVVPQEVYDAIAEHLEQHEQATRIKKLIFATSQGYWENDLHVLATASYQDLIQQLRQQNTTFDHLALNLYGIVRTLNRQAEYVLVAETLLSALSSLYPQSQLPPELPHRHYEATEVVPTPPPDLAAPPVAPASAPTETANVPKSPLVYDRFALREEVVRNTNPLRAKIVIASMLYQKFTGSSDDWLWLKEKSLDTLLYDLFCYCEAYDELCDRLCISARFLDEPDLNEQTAEAICAAMKPFYDYIQPNADRIHTFEAILQGKPS